A part of Actinomycetota bacterium genomic DNA contains:
- a CDS encoding DegV family protein, with product MTVAVVTDSQTCIPASMAEELGITVLPFTLQLDGTSYRDGVDITPQEFYELLPRLSQPASTSAVSPGVFLEAFAELSSRSDGILVVTISSTMSATYNNARLAAETFHDARVEVLDSRTAAMAQGLVVLEVARAARHGEPLEECLRLGQELCASAELFAYISTFEFLRKSGRVKAITALAAEALSIKPVFRFKDGDAVLVSRKRSPAKARRFIAARVREFYERRGPLRVAVFHASAPEEADQLADMIREGAETRGEIIVSQFTPVMGCHTGPGVVGAAFL from the coding sequence ATGACCGTGGCCGTGGTGACAGATAGCCAGACCTGCATCCCCGCCTCCATGGCGGAGGAACTGGGCATCACCGTTCTCCCCTTCACCCTCCAGCTAGACGGCACCTCCTACCGGGACGGCGTGGACATAACCCCGCAGGAATTCTACGAGCTTCTCCCCCGCCTATCCCAGCCGGCCAGCACCTCCGCCGTATCCCCGGGTGTTTTCCTCGAGGCCTTCGCCGAGCTTTCCTCGAGATCGGACGGGATCCTCGTAGTGACCATCTCCTCCACCATGAGCGCTACTTACAACAACGCCCGCCTGGCGGCGGAGACCTTTCATGATGCCAGGGTGGAGGTGCTGGATTCCCGCACCGCGGCCATGGCGCAGGGCCTGGTCGTCCTGGAGGTCGCCCGCGCTGCCCGCCATGGCGAGCCGCTGGAGGAATGCCTGCGCCTAGGACAAGAACTCTGCGCCTCCGCCGAGCTCTTCGCCTACATCTCCACCTTCGAATTCCTGCGCAAGAGCGGGCGGGTCAAGGCCATCACCGCCCTGGCCGCCGAGGCGCTCTCCATCAAGCCCGTGTTCCGCTTCAAGGACGGCGATGCCGTGCTGGTTTCCAGGAAGCGCTCACCAGCCAAGGCCCGCCGCTTCATCGCCGCCCGGGTTAGGGAGTTCTACGAGCGGCGGGGACCCCTGCGCGTCGCCGTCTTCCACGCTTCCGCCCCGGAGGAAGCGGACCAGCTGGCGGACATGATACGGGAAGGGGCGGAGACGAGGGGAGAGATCATCGTTTCCCAGTTCACCCCGGTCATGGGATGCCACACCGGCCCGGGGGTGGTGGGGGCGGCCTTCCTCTAG
- a CDS encoding DUF2207 domain-containing protein — protein MPPLFLGLFLLAYAAAFFPPATHAQPVYTYDAFHSRYQVRPDGTVLVQHRVTYRFEDPSGWVGLTVPAKLGRVVDARVLDGGGEPLPEELWDLERKDNGVILWFNPSNSEGPVTVIYEYLVTGALKAEGERVFLHWTGVPVERSSPVLESSVSVELPASVSPGELQLQVKTANYRGQVQKRVVGDRQAVAELEGLESQTSYEFTASWPSRIMDLTGAGFTSQEPAAGEEEPTENLRSWEFERFDVDITVHPDATFTVRETQVVRFQGSFTYLTRDIPTRVAAFEEGRTYGKVHIRDFVVYDLEGNPLDTDSWVLEDTDGGRRVHLTFQATDQTLGWIIEYRISGAIIFAPEYDRLRWNAVSRFREANIASSRVTVRLPEGVDQEAVKTAVNVDPYAPPRKYDLGKEDGLLWWEAADVPPFTTFTLDVAFPKGLVAVPWAYRRSAGAVGIASGAAIMLGTLAVMLALWWRKAREAGGRRGHVVRYDPPEGLSPAMVGMLVRQSPDVADITATIVDLARRGHLTIFEEERRGIIRRRIFGFQRLNRESTGLLPYEERLLNDLFASGDRVTEDDLKGKFHTHLQALKEDIIKEVLARGLFSRDPAKLRRTYMHIGWGFLGLSAALYFLLPHLFDPGWLWVPALAPAPAGVIVWAVGWAMPRRSRAGSRAYGEAMGFREYLVTAEKPAPEHMTPEHFEKNLPYALVLGVVEQWARKFEGLHEQPPTWFSATDPAGGAVLLGRTLDSMNGSLTRTLSSRPSSKGSGGVFEGGHSGSDFGGGGSSAG, from the coding sequence TTGCCGCCCTTGTTCCTGGGCCTCTTCCTGCTGGCATACGCGGCGGCGTTCTTCCCGCCCGCCACCCACGCCCAGCCGGTTTACACCTACGATGCCTTCCACTCCCGCTACCAGGTCCGGCCGGACGGGACGGTGCTCGTGCAGCACCGTGTCACCTACCGCTTCGAGGACCCCTCGGGATGGGTGGGCCTCACCGTCCCCGCCAAGCTGGGCAGGGTGGTCGACGCCCGTGTCCTGGACGGAGGGGGCGAACCCCTGCCGGAAGAACTCTGGGACCTGGAGCGGAAGGATAACGGAGTCATACTGTGGTTCAACCCCTCGAATTCGGAAGGACCAGTCACCGTAATCTACGAATACCTCGTTACCGGAGCCCTTAAGGCGGAGGGGGAACGGGTCTTCCTGCACTGGACGGGAGTGCCCGTGGAACGCTCCTCTCCGGTACTCGAGTCCTCCGTGTCCGTGGAGCTCCCCGCGTCCGTTTCTCCCGGAGAGCTCCAGCTGCAGGTAAAGACCGCCAATTACAGGGGGCAGGTCCAGAAGCGCGTGGTGGGAGACCGGCAAGCGGTCGCCGAGCTGGAAGGGCTGGAGAGCCAGACCTCCTACGAGTTCACGGCCTCATGGCCGTCGCGCATCATGGACCTCACCGGCGCCGGCTTCACCTCCCAGGAACCCGCCGCCGGCGAGGAGGAGCCTACCGAGAACCTCAGGAGTTGGGAGTTCGAGCGCTTCGACGTGGACATCACCGTGCATCCCGACGCCACCTTCACCGTCCGCGAGACCCAGGTGGTGCGTTTTCAGGGAAGTTTCACTTACCTTACCAGGGACATCCCCACCCGGGTTGCGGCGTTCGAGGAGGGCAGGACCTACGGGAAGGTGCACATACGCGATTTCGTGGTCTATGACCTGGAAGGAAATCCCCTGGATACCGACTCCTGGGTGTTGGAGGACACGGACGGCGGAAGGAGAGTGCACCTCACCTTCCAGGCCACCGACCAGACCCTGGGATGGATAATCGAATACCGGATCAGTGGAGCCATCATCTTCGCCCCGGAATACGACCGCCTCCGCTGGAACGCCGTCTCCCGCTTCCGGGAGGCGAACATCGCCTCCTCGCGGGTCACGGTGAGGCTGCCCGAAGGCGTGGACCAGGAGGCGGTGAAAACGGCTGTCAACGTGGACCCCTACGCCCCTCCGCGGAAGTACGACCTCGGGAAGGAGGACGGATTACTTTGGTGGGAGGCCGCGGACGTCCCGCCCTTCACCACCTTCACCCTGGACGTGGCCTTCCCCAAGGGCCTGGTGGCAGTTCCCTGGGCCTACCGGCGCTCCGCCGGCGCGGTGGGCATCGCCTCCGGGGCTGCCATCATGCTGGGCACCCTGGCCGTCATGCTCGCCCTCTGGTGGAGGAAGGCCAGGGAGGCGGGGGGCCGGAGAGGCCACGTGGTGCGCTACGACCCTCCGGAGGGCCTGTCCCCCGCCATGGTGGGCATGCTGGTGCGACAGAGTCCCGACGTGGCGGACATCACCGCCACCATCGTGGATCTTGCCAGGCGCGGTCACCTTACCATCTTCGAGGAGGAGAGGAGGGGCATCATCCGCCGGCGCATCTTCGGGTTCCAGCGTCTCAACAGGGAATCTACCGGCCTTCTGCCCTACGAGGAACGGTTACTCAACGACCTCTTCGCGTCGGGAGACAGGGTCACGGAGGACGACCTTAAGGGCAAGTTCCACACCCATCTCCAAGCCCTCAAGGAGGACATCATCAAAGAGGTTCTGGCCAGAGGGCTTTTCTCGCGCGACCCGGCCAAGCTGCGGCGCACTTACATGCATATCGGCTGGGGATTCCTCGGCCTGTCGGCTGCCCTTTACTTCTTACTTCCCCACCTATTCGACCCCGGATGGCTGTGGGTTCCCGCGCTGGCACCCGCGCCCGCGGGCGTAATCGTCTGGGCGGTGGGATGGGCCATGCCCCGGCGTTCGCGGGCCGGTTCCCGAGCCTACGGGGAAGCCATGGGCTTCAGGGAATACCTGGTCACCGCGGAGAAGCCTGCGCCGGAGCACATGACGCCGGAACATTTCGAGAAGAACCTCCCCTACGCCCTGGTCCTGGGCGTCGTGGAGCAGTGGGCGCGCAAGTTCGAGGGCCTTCATGAACAACCCCCCACCTGGTTCAGCGCCACCGATCCCGCAGGGGGGGCCGTGCTCCTGGGCCGCACCCTGGACTCCATGAACGGGAGCCTCACGCGGACGTTATCCTCGCGGCCATCCTCCAAGGGCTCCGGCGGCGTCTTCGAGGGCGGGCACTCCGGCAGCGATTTCGGAGGGGGCGGGTCCTCCGCCGGCTGA
- the coaBC gene encoding bifunctional phosphopantothenoylcysteine decarboxylase/phosphopantothenate--cysteine ligase CoaBC codes for MTCIVFGVTGGIAAYKAVEVVRRLAERGLDVRVVMTEHATRLVGPDTFRAVSGNPVSLHLFDASGPAMEHISLARAADLVVVAPATANILAKMAQGLADDLLSTTLLATRAPVLVAPAMNREMYRHPATQDNLRKLRERGVHVVGPESGALACGEEGEGRMAEPPAIVEAVLRLLDMRGDLSGHRVLVTAGGTREPLDPVRFIGNRSSGKMGYALAETARELGAEVILVSGPTHLQAPPGVERIMVETAEEMRREVLSRSGGCSAVVMAAAVADFTPSRRSEEKIKRGGREGLIVELVPTPDILSELSDRRPPGQVLVGFAAETGDLLRKARKKMEEKGVDILVANDVSRPGSGFDSDLNQAVILFRDGREEELDLMPKRELALRIWEAVAGFLGTSGGQVPGPA; via the coding sequence ATGACCTGCATCGTTTTCGGGGTGACCGGAGGCATAGCCGCCTACAAGGCGGTGGAGGTTGTGCGCCGGCTGGCCGAGAGGGGGCTGGACGTGCGGGTGGTAATGACCGAGCACGCCACCCGGCTGGTGGGCCCGGATACCTTCCGCGCCGTCTCCGGGAACCCGGTCTCTTTGCACCTCTTCGACGCATCCGGTCCGGCCATGGAGCACATCTCCCTGGCGCGGGCGGCGGACCTGGTGGTGGTGGCCCCGGCCACGGCCAACATCCTGGCCAAGATGGCCCAGGGCCTGGCTGACGACCTCCTGTCCACCACCCTCCTGGCCACCAGGGCGCCGGTTCTGGTGGCTCCGGCCATGAACCGCGAGATGTACCGGCATCCCGCCACCCAGGATAACCTGAGGAAGCTGCGGGAGAGAGGCGTTCACGTGGTGGGCCCGGAGAGCGGCGCCCTGGCCTGCGGCGAGGAAGGGGAGGGGCGCATGGCGGAGCCTCCGGCGATAGTGGAGGCCGTCCTGCGCCTCCTGGACATGAGAGGAGACCTTTCCGGACACCGGGTCCTGGTGACCGCCGGGGGGACGCGCGAGCCGCTGGACCCGGTGCGCTTCATCGGCAATCGTTCCAGCGGCAAGATGGGCTACGCCCTGGCGGAGACGGCCAGGGAGCTGGGAGCGGAGGTCATCCTGGTCAGCGGCCCCACCCACCTGCAGGCACCTCCGGGGGTGGAGAGGATAATGGTGGAGACGGCAGAGGAGATGCGCCGGGAGGTCCTCTCTCGATCAGGAGGATGCTCGGCGGTGGTCATGGCCGCGGCGGTGGCCGATTTCACCCCCTCCCGCAGGAGCGAGGAGAAGATAAAGCGCGGGGGAAGGGAGGGCCTGATCGTGGAGCTGGTTCCCACGCCGGACATCCTGAGCGAGCTGAGCGATCGGAGGCCCCCCGGACAGGTGCTGGTGGGCTTCGCCGCGGAGACGGGAGACCTCCTCCGGAAGGCCAGGAAGAAAATGGAAGAGAAGGGAGTGGATATCCTGGTGGCCAACGACGTCTCCAGGCCGGGGTCGGGTTTCGATTCCGACCTCAACCAGGCGGTTATCCTCTTCCGGGACGGCAGGGAGGAGGAGCTGGACCTAATGCCCAAGCGGGAGCTGGCCCTGCGCATCTGGGAGGCGGTGGCCGGCTTTCTGGGGACGTCAGGAGGTCAAGTCCCGGGCCCGGCTTGA
- a CDS encoding glycerol-3-phosphate acyltransferase, protein MKTAARVLLLISAYLLGTVNLSHILARRELGLDLRRSGSGNLGASNLAAHLGKGKAAVAFFADCAEEAAVLLVARALGWSAGWQAAAGLAAIAGHNWPFYLGFQGGRGMAMALTGTLILLPFEGLVLVAFLALGVFTRHTAEMNLLALFLLPVLAWRWGRHAGLLAFTLGVLVLTLLRRAQGSPGVGKKKLVEDPRRVLWNRLIYDRETE, encoded by the coding sequence TTGAAAACCGCGGCCCGGGTCCTGTTGCTGATATCCGCTTACCTGCTGGGAACGGTGAACCTGTCCCATATCCTGGCCCGGAGGGAGCTGGGCCTGGACCTGCGCCGCAGCGGGAGCGGGAACCTGGGAGCCTCCAACCTGGCCGCGCACCTGGGCAAGGGGAAGGCGGCGGTGGCCTTCTTCGCCGACTGCGCTGAGGAGGCGGCGGTGCTCCTCGTGGCCCGGGCCCTGGGATGGAGCGCCGGCTGGCAGGCCGCCGCGGGGCTGGCGGCCATCGCCGGGCACAACTGGCCTTTCTACCTGGGTTTCCAGGGCGGGAGGGGGATGGCCATGGCTTTAACCGGGACCCTCATCCTCCTCCCCTTCGAAGGGCTGGTGCTGGTGGCCTTCCTGGCCCTGGGGGTCTTCACCCGTCACACCGCGGAGATGAACCTCCTGGCCCTTTTCCTGCTTCCCGTGCTGGCCTGGCGGTGGGGAAGGCACGCAGGATTGCTGGCCTTCACCCTGGGGGTCCTGGTGCTGACGCTTCTGCGGCGGGCGCAGGGAAGTCCCGGGGTGGGGAAGAAGAAATTGGTGGAGGACCCCCGCAGGGTGCTCTGGAACCGGCTTATCTATGACCGGGAGACGGAATAG
- a CDS encoding alpha/beta hydrolase: MAEEPWEHQYAHVNNLRMHYVTAGEGPLVLLLHGFPEFWYSWRHQIPVLAERFRVVAPDMRGYNQTEKPVGVMHYRLSALMEDVRGLIRHLGESRAVLVAHDWGGGVAWPFAAHFPEMVDRLIILNCPPPAVLMRHLLTNRAQLRRSYYMFLFQFPLLPELALRAFDYRLVEKAFRGWLLDKNALTDRDMEMFKEAAAKPGALTGGINYYRAAFRQFMRSPRAASRSQAKVRCPTLVIWAEEDRALGKELTHDFGEEVEGPLTIKYIPRCSHWVQQERPQEVNSLILEFLSDYP, translated from the coding sequence ATGGCCGAAGAGCCTTGGGAGCACCAGTATGCCCACGTGAACAACCTGCGCATGCATTACGTCACCGCCGGGGAAGGACCGCTGGTCTTACTCCTGCACGGCTTCCCAGAATTCTGGTACTCCTGGAGGCACCAGATCCCGGTGCTCGCGGAAAGGTTCCGGGTGGTGGCCCCGGACATGAGGGGTTACAACCAGACGGAAAAACCGGTGGGAGTTATGCACTACCGCCTGTCGGCCCTCATGGAGGACGTGCGGGGCCTCATCCGACACCTGGGGGAGAGCCGGGCGGTCCTGGTGGCCCACGACTGGGGCGGAGGCGTGGCCTGGCCCTTCGCCGCCCACTTCCCGGAGATGGTGGACCGTCTCATCATCCTCAACTGCCCTCCGCCGGCGGTGCTCATGCGCCACCTCTTGACCAACCGGGCGCAGCTCCGCCGCTCCTACTACATGTTCCTCTTCCAGTTTCCCCTCCTCCCGGAGCTGGCCCTCAGGGCCTTCGACTACCGGCTGGTGGAGAAGGCCTTCCGCGGCTGGCTCCTGGACAAAAACGCCCTCACCGATCGAGACATGGAGATGTTCAAGGAGGCGGCGGCCAAGCCCGGCGCCCTCACGGGAGGGATAAACTATTACCGGGCCGCCTTCCGGCAGTTCATGCGCTCCCCGCGCGCCGCGTCCCGGTCCCAGGCCAAGGTCCGCTGCCCCACCCTGGTCATCTGGGCGGAGGAGGACCGGGCCCTGGGGAAGGAACTGACCCACGATTTCGGGGAGGAAGTGGAGGGGCCCCTGACCATAAAGTACATTCCCCGGTGCAGCCACTGGGTGCAGCAGGAGAGGCCCCAGGAGGTGAATTCCCTTATACTTGAGTTCCTCTCCGACTATCCCTGA
- a CDS encoding MBL fold metallo-hydrolase has protein sequence MREIRIWVLSDNTAAPPVFEAEHGLSLLVEVEGRKFLLDAGQGEAARRNADRLGLDLRGVEAVVLSHGHYDHTAGLPFILQRTGPKRVICHPRALDAKYFQKGDLKRYIGIPWRRDFLESAGALWEENSGPLELAEGVWVTGEIPRRTDFEPGDQDLKCEREGELVADPFLDDQGMVVDAGEGLVVVLGCAHAGAVNTCLYAREIAGKERILAVVGGSHLSFLGKDQLEATIRALRDMDPQRLAFSHCTGQEASCRLSAAFGSRFVFSPAGTCIRLDSSLA, from the coding sequence ATGCGGGAGATCAGAATCTGGGTGCTTTCCGACAACACGGCGGCGCCGCCGGTTTTCGAGGCGGAGCACGGGCTTTCCCTGCTGGTGGAGGTGGAGGGAAGGAAGTTCCTTCTGGACGCGGGCCAAGGGGAGGCGGCGCGGCGGAACGCAGACCGCCTGGGCCTGGACCTGCGCGGCGTGGAGGCGGTGGTTCTATCCCACGGCCACTACGACCACACGGCGGGGCTGCCCTTTATACTCCAGCGCACGGGGCCGAAGAGGGTGATCTGCCACCCCCGGGCCCTGGATGCCAAGTATTTCCAGAAGGGGGACCTCAAGCGCTACATCGGTATCCCCTGGAGAAGGGATTTCCTGGAGAGCGCGGGAGCGCTCTGGGAGGAGAACAGCGGGCCGCTGGAGTTGGCGGAAGGCGTGTGGGTAACCGGGGAGATACCCCGGCGTACGGATTTCGAGCCCGGCGACCAGGACCTGAAATGCGAGCGGGAAGGCGAGCTGGTCGCGGATCCCTTCCTGGACGACCAGGGAATGGTGGTGGACGCGGGCGAGGGCTTGGTGGTTGTCCTGGGGTGCGCCCATGCCGGGGCGGTGAACACCTGTCTTTACGCCCGCGAGATCGCCGGAAAGGAGAGGATCCTGGCCGTGGTGGGAGGCTCGCACTTGTCCTTCCTGGGAAAGGACCAGCTGGAGGCCACCATAAGGGCTTTACGGGACATGGACCCCCAGCGGCTGGCCTTCTCCCACTGCACGGGGCAGGAGGCGTCCTGCCGGTTATCTGCCGCCTTCGGCTCGCGTTTTGTCTTCAGCCCAGCGGGGACCTGCATCAGGCTGGATTCCTCCCTTGCCTGA
- the rpoZ gene encoding DNA-directed RNA polymerase subunit omega, with the protein MKTKIDDLLRAMNNSRFGLTIAAAKRARQINNYFRHLGDGLGRDAGPQVTSASNKALTLALEEIAQEKLEFEMPEDGTK; encoded by the coding sequence ATGAAAACCAAGATCGACGACCTTTTAAGAGCGATGAACAATTCCCGGTTCGGATTGACCATCGCCGCGGCCAAGCGGGCGCGCCAGATCAACAATTATTTCCGGCACCTGGGCGACGGCCTGGGGAGGGATGCAGGTCCCCAGGTGACCTCGGCCTCCAACAAGGCCCTGACCTTGGCCCTGGAGGAGATAGCCCAGGAGAAGCTGGAGTTCGAGATGCCGGAGGACGGGACCAAGTAA
- the mihF gene encoding integration host factor, actinobacterial type translates to MASQKLPELTAEQRKEALEKAAKVRKERSEIKKSLKEGKLKVSEVLARADDETYGKMTVKSVIESLPGVGKARAAKIMEEIGISETRRIKGLGPKQAQALKERFS, encoded by the coding sequence ATGGCCAGCCAGAAGCTCCCGGAATTGACGGCGGAACAGCGCAAGGAAGCCCTGGAGAAAGCGGCCAAGGTCAGGAAGGAGAGGTCGGAGATAAAGAAGTCGCTCAAGGAGGGCAAGCTGAAGGTCAGCGAGGTCCTGGCCAGGGCCGATGACGAAACCTACGGGAAGATGACCGTGAAGTCGGTCATCGAGTCCCTCCCCGGCGTGGGCAAGGCGCGCGCCGCCAAGATCATGGAGGAGATAGGCATCAGCGAGACGCGGCGCATCAAGGGGTTGGGGCCCAAGCAGGCGCAGGCCTTGAAGGAAAGATTTTCCTGA
- the gmk gene encoding guanylate kinase, translated as MRRGRLFVVAGPSGAGKGTLIAELLKRYPRARLSVSATTRDPRPGEREGVDYHFLDREEFLRRAGEGEFLEWAEVHGNLYGTPRGAVEEWLNEGHDVILEIDVQGARQVRERMPEAVTVFVEPPSLEALEERLRRRGTESEEELRRRLRNAVRESGEKGGFRHVVVNDDLQRAVEELCAIYEKESASTEA; from the coding sequence ATGCGACGCGGACGCCTTTTCGTCGTCGCCGGACCCTCCGGCGCGGGAAAAGGTACTCTCATCGCCGAGCTTTTAAAGCGCTATCCGCGGGCACGCCTTTCCGTGTCCGCCACCACCCGTGACCCCCGGCCCGGGGAAAGGGAGGGAGTGGATTACCATTTCCTGGACCGGGAGGAATTCCTGAGGCGGGCCGGAGAGGGTGAGTTCCTGGAATGGGCGGAGGTGCACGGCAACCTCTATGGCACCCCCCGCGGGGCCGTAGAGGAATGGTTGAATGAAGGCCACGACGTGATCCTGGAGATCGACGTGCAGGGAGCCCGCCAGGTCCGGGAGAGGATGCCGGAGGCGGTGACCGTTTTCGTAGAGCCTCCCTCCCTCGAGGCCCTGGAGGAGAGGTTGCGACGCAGGGGCACGGAGAGCGAGGAAGAACTGCGCCGCAGGCTGCGCAACGCGGTTCGGGAAAGCGGGGAGAAGGGCGGCTTCCGGCACGTGGTGGTGAACGACGACCTGCAACGCGCGGTGGAGGAACTTTGTGCTATATATGAAAAGGAATCGGCCTCCACGGAGGCATGA
- a CDS encoding MFS transporter codes for MVAQTERRKGGGALASFRHRDFRLLWSGAFISNVGTWIHNTALLWFVKETTGTNTWVGAVNLANFLPLFLLVLWSGSLADRLNRRKLILATQTAMMLGALGLGLCLRAGLSSMAAIIPLTAAMGLAFVFNFPAWRAIIPDLVPPQDMLNGIALDAAQFNLARSVGPLLGALVLHLWGAETAFYINAASFLAVIAALLLLHTETPPGGNGAATGSHILEVLRLAAGEGWVRNQLLLLGVVSFFGLSFLVLLPGLSRDVLLRGSGGYGALLSALGAGAVAGAPLVTLLRRRLPERAIIKASTAVVGLALLGVAACRLFWLCLVLVVVLGASSLIMSASINTVLQARVGREMRGRIMSLYILVFQGLYPLGGMFLGLTADRISIPWTLALGGSVCTATAMVVIVSPSLLRDAVSTAG; via the coding sequence ATGGTCGCGCAAACGGAGCGAAGGAAGGGGGGAGGTGCCCTGGCTTCCTTCCGTCACCGCGATTTCCGCCTCCTCTGGTCGGGGGCCTTTATCTCCAATGTGGGGACCTGGATCCACAACACCGCCCTGCTGTGGTTCGTCAAGGAGACCACGGGAACCAACACTTGGGTGGGGGCGGTGAACCTGGCCAACTTCCTCCCCCTCTTCCTCCTGGTCCTGTGGTCGGGGTCCCTGGCCGACCGCCTGAACCGCCGCAAGCTGATCCTGGCCACCCAGACGGCCATGATGCTGGGAGCCCTGGGCCTGGGTCTCTGCCTGCGCGCCGGTCTCTCCTCCATGGCGGCGATCATACCCCTGACCGCGGCCATGGGCCTGGCCTTCGTTTTCAACTTTCCCGCCTGGCGGGCCATTATCCCGGACCTGGTGCCCCCGCAGGACATGCTCAACGGGATCGCCCTGGACGCCGCCCAGTTCAACTTGGCGCGGTCCGTGGGCCCGCTGCTGGGAGCCCTGGTGCTCCATCTCTGGGGCGCGGAGACCGCCTTCTACATCAACGCCGCCAGCTTCCTGGCCGTCATCGCTGCCCTCCTTCTCCTGCACACGGAGACTCCGCCGGGTGGTAACGGGGCGGCCACGGGTTCGCACATCCTGGAAGTACTGAGGCTGGCGGCCGGCGAAGGCTGGGTGCGCAACCAGCTGCTCCTGCTGGGGGTGGTCTCCTTCTTCGGGTTATCCTTCCTGGTGCTCCTCCCCGGATTGTCGAGGGACGTGCTCCTCCGTGGCTCGGGGGGATACGGTGCCCTCCTTAGCGCCCTGGGAGCCGGTGCGGTGGCTGGCGCTCCCCTGGTGACCCTCCTGCGCCGCCGCCTGCCGGAGAGGGCCATCATCAAGGCGTCCACCGCGGTAGTGGGCCTTGCCCTGCTGGGGGTGGCGGCCTGCCGCCTGTTCTGGTTGTGCCTGGTCCTGGTCGTGGTCCTGGGGGCCTCCTCTTTGATAATGAGCGCGTCCATCAATACCGTGCTGCAGGCCCGGGTGGGAAGGGAGATGCGGGGAAGGATAATGAGCCTCTACATCCTGGTCTTCCAGGGGCTGTACCCCCTGGGGGGGATGTTCCTGGGGCTCACAGCCGACCGCATCTCCATACCCTGGACCCTGGCCCTGGGCGGATCGGTATGCACGGCGACAGCCATGGTGGTGATCGTCTCCCCCTCATTGTTGAGGGATGCCGTTTCCACGGCGGGGTGA
- a CDS encoding MFS transporter, with protein MPERGGNGVGTEGAGGEETHPRGAKELAGGVLEDLRALWANRDFRRLWVGQSVSSIGDWLATFALMALVWNRSRSPAAVAGLLVLRIVPSAFSGAVATWISDRWDRKKILIYCDVLRGLLIMWVAVLDSLAYLYVLIFCMEFITIIYLAARDASLPNLVEGENRLTMANSMTLGSAYGSIPLAAAFFALLTVGSSPLLRGLEGMVFFSDHPYAFSLLADALTFFFSALMIKRISRPLIISREEKKEKEKVDLRSMLTFAFRNRFMRTLTAALATGTLGGGSLFAVGVVYVHEVLGGNDTQFGFLMALFGLGMLVGIVGLQFLARVRAKWFIFKLGLLCAGGTLVWMSLITVMFMAYLAALVFGAAFSAIFLTGITMVQEVIEDRNRGKAFAVFHSVSRVFLLLGAALAAGLAGAVGEFRLHLGVFRLHVWGTTIAMFTAGVLIASVAFLPLRQRLEESGKGILVGEKELEAGPGRSLPRA; from the coding sequence ATGCCTGAACGAGGCGGGAATGGAGTAGGGACGGAGGGAGCCGGAGGGGAGGAGACTCACCCTCGGGGAGCCAAGGAACTGGCCGGCGGTGTGCTGGAGGACCTCCGGGCGCTGTGGGCCAACCGGGATTTCCGCCGCCTATGGGTGGGGCAGTCGGTATCCTCCATCGGGGACTGGCTGGCCACCTTCGCTCTCATGGCCTTGGTCTGGAACCGCAGTCGCTCCCCGGCGGCGGTGGCCGGGCTTCTGGTCCTGCGCATCGTGCCCTCGGCCTTCTCCGGCGCAGTGGCCACTTGGATAAGCGATCGTTGGGACCGCAAGAAGATTCTCATCTACTGCGACGTTTTACGCGGGCTTCTCATCATGTGGGTGGCGGTCCTGGATTCCCTGGCCTATCTCTACGTACTCATCTTCTGCATGGAATTCATCACCATCATCTACCTGGCCGCTAGGGACGCCAGCCTCCCTAACCTGGTGGAGGGGGAAAACCGCCTCACCATGGCCAACTCCATGACCCTGGGAAGTGCTTACGGGTCCATACCCCTGGCCGCTGCCTTCTTCGCCCTGCTCACGGTGGGAAGCTCTCCCCTCCTGCGCGGCCTGGAGGGGATGGTCTTCTTCTCTGACCACCCTTACGCCTTTTCGCTCCTGGCCGATGCCCTCACCTTCTTCTTCTCCGCCCTCATGATCAAGCGCATATCCAGGCCCCTCATCATCAGCCGGGAGGAGAAAAAGGAGAAGGAGAAGGTGGACCTGCGCTCCATGCTCACCTTCGCTTTCCGCAACCGCTTCATGCGCACCCTGACCGCGGCCCTGGCCACCGGCACCCTGGGCGGCGGTTCGCTCTTCGCCGTAGGGGTGGTCTACGTGCACGAGGTGCTGGGCGGGAACGACACCCAGTTCGGTTTCCTCATGGCCCTCTTCGGGCTGGGGATGCTGGTGGGCATCGTGGGCCTGCAGTTCCTGGCCCGGGTCAGGGCCAAGTGGTTCATCTTCAAGCTGGGGCTGCTCTGCGCGGGAGGAACGCTGGTCTGGATGTCCCTGATTACGGTGATGTTCATGGCCTACCTGGCCGCCCTGGTGTTCGGGGCCGCCTTCTCGGCCATCTTCCTCACCGGCATCACCATGGTCCAGGAGGTCATCGAGGACCGGAACCGGGGAAAAGCCTTCGCCGTCTTCCACTCCGTGTCCCGCGTATTCCTGCTGCTGGGGGCGGCGCTAGCCGCGGGCCTGGCGGGCGCGGTGGGCGAGTTTCGCCTCCACCTGGGGGTCTTCCGCCTTCATGTCTGGGGAACCACCATCGCCATGTTCACCGCTGGAGTGCTAATCGCCTCGGTGGCCTTCCTTCCTCTTCGACAGAGGCTGGAGGAGAGCGGAAAAGGTATACTTGTCGGGGAGAAGGAACTGGAGGCCGGACCGGGAAGGAGCCTGCCCCGCGCCTAG